A part of Prolixibacteraceae bacterium genomic DNA contains:
- a CDS encoding DUF2335 domain-containing protein has translation MDKEIETIKMGRVQSSELHENIQKGELVMSPELMKQYGDIDSGFPERIMSMTEKERLHKQQLESEQLEIKKLNAESLVNARKSASIFTIIVCLTLVGASISFIIIGRVSAGILFAVLGAIGPIVNTYYSYYSVKKVKD, from the coding sequence ATGGATAAAGAAATTGAAACAATAAAGATGGGTCGTGTTCAATCCTCTGAACTACATGAGAATATACAAAAAGGAGAATTGGTAATGTCTCCGGAACTTATGAAACAATACGGAGATATTGATTCTGGTTTTCCTGAGAGGATAATGTCTATGACTGAGAAAGAACGATTACATAAACAACAACTAGAATCTGAACAACTTGAGATAAAGAAGTTGAATGCAGAGTCTCTTGTAAATGCTAGAAAAAGTGCCTCTATTTTTACTATTATTGTATGCTTAACATTAGTTGGGGCATCAATTTCATTTATCATTATTGGAAGGGTATCTGCAGGAATCCTATTTGCAGTGCTCGGCGCAATTGGACCTATTGTAAATACGTATTATAGTTACTATTCGGTGAAAAAAGTTAAGGATTGA
- a CDS encoding SDR family NAD(P)-dependent oxidoreductase — MDDDYFDYESTIDLNRKVALITGANSGLGLETSKVLAQKGATVIMACRNLKKAAKAKNEIIEDLPDAKIEIMPLDLSSRRSIEEFVPKVEKKYDTIDFLVNNAGIMMPPLDLQYEDVESQLAVNYLSHFLLTSLLFPMIENAPEGRIIQLSSIAHRWGDTRWNYYNSKSTYDKKKAYGQSKLACLMFAYELQRRLSRSRSHVKSYAAHPGASSTNLFQYVSPIQRPFIRLLERFLFQDAEDGSMPTLRALLDPYLNPGSFVGPDGFKELKGEPTVVDSSRISKDPVAALKLWEWTEKKLNTTFDLEEWNE; from the coding sequence ATGGACGACGATTATTTTGATTACGAATCTACAATTGACTTAAATAGAAAAGTAGCATTAATAACAGGTGCCAACTCCGGACTGGGACTTGAAACGAGCAAAGTGCTTGCCCAAAAGGGGGCTACTGTAATTATGGCTTGTCGTAATCTTAAAAAAGCAGCCAAAGCAAAGAATGAGATCATTGAAGATTTACCTGACGCAAAGATCGAAATTATGCCTCTTGATCTCTCTTCTCGAAGATCAATAGAAGAGTTTGTGCCGAAAGTTGAGAAAAAATATGATACGATTGATTTTCTTGTAAACAATGCTGGGATCATGATGCCTCCACTAGACCTTCAATATGAGGATGTCGAGTCTCAATTGGCCGTAAACTATCTTTCACACTTTCTACTTACCTCCCTACTATTCCCGATGATCGAAAATGCCCCTGAAGGAAGAATTATTCAGTTAAGTAGCATTGCACACCGCTGGGGGGATACAAGATGGAATTATTACAACTCAAAGTCTACATATGATAAGAAGAAGGCTTATGGGCAAAGTAAATTAGCTTGTCTAATGTTTGCTTACGAACTTCAACGTAGACTCTCTAGGAGTCGTAGCCATGTGAAGTCATATGCTGCACATCCAGGGGCTTCCTCAACCAACCTCTTTCAGTATGTTTCTCCAATACAAAGACCATTCATAAGGCTTTTAGAGCGATTCTTGTTTCAAGATGCGGAAGATGGCTCGATGCCTACGTTAAGAGCTCTACTTGATCCATATCTAAACCCTGGGAGCTTTGTTGGACCTGACGGTTTTAAGGAGTTAAAAGGGGAGCCTACTGTAGTTGATTCTTCACGTATCTCAAAAGATCCCGTAGCTGCTCTAAAACTATGGGAATGGACTGAAAAGAAGTTAAATACAACTTTTGATCTTGAAGAGTGGAACGAATAG
- a CDS encoding sulfatase — translation MNLTKKSIIATFLMATGAYQSFAKEKEERPNIIFLLTDDQSYQAVGCLGNNEIQTPNIDKIGQKGIIFTQYYNTTAICMASRATIMTGMYENKTGCNFSHGAMTPDKFEKSYPMLLKRAGYKVGFAGKFGYAIKGGKNSKFCGYHEYKDLPVDKFDWWRGWPGQGDYKTEKNKYMIPYAKKYPHVSGALGAAAIEFLEDYGNKKEPFCLSVSFKAPHGPMSPDKKYNHVYANKTFTKKENYWKENGEHLAKQSKQGRQYKRINDTWSPAQYDKKLAKYYQQIYGVDKAVGMILDQLKSQGLDKNTIIIFTSDNGYHCGAHGFGGKVLTYEEGSRAPLLAYVPGAKGNGKHCGALVSNVDIAPTILNAAGVKIPSNMDGVSLSPLFSNPTREVKDHEILIQVWGENPTHCLSLVADGYKYFYWFYGEGMEPTEELFNLNDDPYEMHNIVNETSAKRQLIKMRKLYDNEVSVWSRNSVKGHNYEIYSTLFDRHISWSEKSGIMKKPNYNYGPKKKH, via the coding sequence ATGAACTTAACGAAGAAAAGCATTATTGCTACGTTCTTAATGGCAACTGGGGCATATCAATCTTTTGCAAAAGAGAAAGAGGAGAGACCCAATATCATTTTCCTTTTAACAGATGACCAAAGTTATCAAGCAGTAGGGTGTTTAGGTAATAATGAAATACAGACACCTAACATTGATAAAATTGGACAGAAAGGAATCATCTTCACCCAATACTATAATACGACGGCAATATGTATGGCTTCACGAGCGACAATTATGACTGGGATGTACGAAAACAAAACTGGTTGCAACTTCTCTCATGGGGCCATGACACCTGATAAATTTGAAAAGTCTTATCCAATGCTACTAAAGAGAGCGGGGTATAAGGTCGGCTTTGCTGGGAAGTTTGGTTATGCTATTAAAGGAGGAAAAAATTCTAAGTTCTGTGGATACCACGAGTATAAAGACTTACCTGTCGATAAATTCGATTGGTGGAGAGGGTGGCCTGGACAAGGAGACTATAAAACCGAAAAGAATAAGTATATGATCCCTTATGCTAAAAAGTACCCACATGTATCAGGGGCTTTGGGAGCTGCTGCGATTGAATTTCTAGAAGACTATGGAAATAAAAAAGAACCTTTTTGTTTATCCGTAAGTTTTAAAGCGCCACATGGTCCGATGAGTCCTGATAAGAAATATAACCATGTTTATGCCAATAAAACCTTTACCAAAAAGGAAAACTATTGGAAAGAAAATGGCGAGCACCTTGCAAAACAATCTAAACAGGGCCGTCAATATAAACGAATTAACGACACATGGTCTCCTGCTCAATATGATAAGAAGCTCGCAAAATATTACCAACAGATATATGGTGTCGATAAAGCTGTAGGGATGATTCTTGACCAACTAAAAAGCCAAGGTCTGGATAAGAATACGATAATCATATTTACCTCTGATAATGGCTACCACTGTGGTGCACATGGTTTTGGAGGTAAAGTGCTAACTTACGAAGAAGGTTCAAGAGCACCACTCTTAGCCTACGTTCCGGGAGCAAAAGGGAATGGAAAGCATTGTGGAGCATTGGTTTCCAATGTCGATATCGCACCAACAATATTGAATGCCGCAGGAGTTAAAATCCCTTCTAATATGGATGGAGTGAGTCTCTCTCCTCTTTTTTCAAATCCAACGAGAGAAGTGAAAGATCATGAAATCTTAATACAAGTATGGGGCGAAAATCCAACACACTGTCTTAGTCTAGTTGCAGATGGTTATAAATACTTTTATTGGTTTTATGGTGAGGGAATGGAGCCAACAGAGGAGTTGTTCAATTTGAATGATGATCCTTATGAGATGCACAATATAGTTAATGAGACTTCTGCGAAGAGACAACTAATTAAAATGAGAAAGTTGTATGATAATGAGGTTAGTGTATGGTCAAGAAACTCGGTAAAAGGACATAACTATGAAATCTACTCTACTCTTTTTGATCGACATATTTCTTGGTCAGAAAAGAGTGGAATCATGAAAAAACCAAATTATAATTACGGCCCCAAAAAGAAGCATTAA
- a CDS encoding diacylglycerol kinase family protein produces MKQQNFSLSKRLESFKYAFNGLRVLIKEEHNARIHLFATILVVAAGFYYHISIGEWIAILLCIGLVISLEIINSAIENIADYVSPNKHEMIKKIKDLSAASVLVTAFISLIIGILIFIDKIF; encoded by the coding sequence ATGAAGCAACAGAACTTTTCATTATCAAAGAGGCTAGAAAGTTTTAAGTACGCATTCAATGGGTTGCGGGTATTAATCAAAGAAGAGCATAATGCACGCATTCATTTATTCGCAACCATACTTGTTGTAGCTGCCGGTTTCTATTACCACATATCCATAGGAGAGTGGATAGCTATTCTTTTATGCATAGGTTTGGTTATAAGTCTTGAGATTATTAATTCTGCCATAGAAAATATTGCAGATTATGTGTCCCCGAATAAACATGAGATGATAAAAAAGATAAAAGATCTATCCGCAGCAAGTGTCCTTGTTACTGCATTTATCTCATTAATTATAGGAATACTGATTTTTATAGACAAAATATTTTAA